A genomic segment from Montipora foliosa isolate CH-2021 chromosome 9, ASM3666993v2, whole genome shotgun sequence encodes:
- the LOC137971012 gene encoding hemagglutinin/amebocyte aggregation factor-like, with the protein MKENKLAFFLLLVLAFEILFYTATEARSRGFLEDRSCSSLPSGVAWVNNWRQDFTFECQNSYSIRTWRSQHRNCQEDRIHYFECSHCPMRNQNNDCSYTADFGNEYDKTLSFKCPLNGFVTRVSSTYNSYYKDRKFSFRCCRNYRYCAYDCQVTHLLNGWDQELNYRIPVGYFLVGARSEHNNHYEDRRWKFEICRFTNVCTKK; encoded by the exons atgaaagaaaacaaacttgcTTTCTTTTTGCTGCTAGTGCTTGCATTTGAGATTCTGTTTTACACAGCTACCGAAGCTCGCTCTCGTGGGTTTTTGGAAGATAGATCGTGCTCGTCGCTTCCTTCGGGTGTGGCATGGGTCAACAATTGGCGTCAAGATTTCACATTCGAGTGTCAAAACA GTTATTCTATAAGAACCTGGCGCAGTCAACACCGAAACTGCCAGGAAGATCGCATCCACTACTTTGAATGCTCGCACTGTCCGATGCGCAACCAAAATAATGACTGTTCTTACACAGCAGACTTCGGAAACGAATATGATAAAACGCTGTCGTTCAAATGCCCTCTCAATGGCTTTGTCACCAGAGTCAGCAGCACCTACAATTCGTATTATAAAGATCGCAA GTTTTCGTTTCGCTGTTGTCGTAACTATCGTTATTGTGCGTATGACTGCCAAGTTACACACCTACTGAATGGGTGGGATCAAGAATTGAACTACAGGATTCCAGTTGGCTATTTCTTGGTGGGAGCTCGAAGCGAACATAATAATCACTATGA GGACCGGAGATGGAAGTTTGAGATCTGCAGATTTACCAACGTTTGCACGAAAAAATAA